In a genomic window of Amycolatopsis australiensis:
- a CDS encoding amidohydrolase family protein, which yields MQAQSNQRAAAPLILINGKFATLDREQPQATAVAMQDGRFLAVGNTEHVMRFREAGSQVIDLNGRTVVPGLNDSHLHLIRGGLNYNLELRWEGVPSLADALRMLKDQADLTPHPQWVRVVGGWSEFQFAERRLPTLEEINAAAPDTPVFILHLL from the coding sequence CAGTCGAACCAACGCGCGGCCGCGCCGCTCATCCTCATCAACGGCAAGTTCGCCACCCTCGACCGCGAGCAGCCGCAGGCCACGGCGGTCGCCATGCAGGACGGCCGCTTCCTCGCCGTCGGCAACACGGAACACGTGATGCGTTTCCGCGAAGCGGGCAGCCAGGTGATCGACCTGAACGGCCGCACCGTGGTCCCGGGCCTGAACGATTCGCACCTGCACCTGATCCGCGGAGGCCTGAACTACAACCTCGAATTGCGCTGGGAAGGCGTGCCCTCGTTGGCCGATGCCCTGCGCATGCTGAAAGACCAGGCCGACCTCACCCCGCATCCGCAGTGGGTGCGCGTGGTCGGCGGCTGGAGCGAGTTCCAGTTTGCCGAGCGCCGCCTGCCGACCCTGGAAGAGATCAACGCCGCCGCACCCGACACGCCGGTCTTCATCCTGCACCTGTTGTAA